TACAGGTGGAAGTGATGAAATAATGCAATCACGGTCAAGATGTGTGATCACGGTACACAAAGTCCATCAAGTTCAGTGAACGGATCGGAACGCACGATACGGTTTCGGCATTTTCTGTGGATgctggtttttttcccctctctcTATCGATACTTTCATTTCCGACTTTCTCTTTCGCTGCAAGATACAATTTTTGCATGTTCCCGATTGAGTTAGACGTGGAACATTTGGCTGACCAGTGGATTGACACATTCTAAGGTAAAGAATTccacaaaaaagggatttaTCAGTGGTAGTACAGTCCGATCTCTACTGCTGCATATTTATGTGTACACTTTAGCAATAACTTAAAGACACCTTCTTTTGCATTCTTGAGAGCCATTCCTTACCTTCCACATTCCGATCCGTGTGATGCTCACATCAAGCATTCTTATTGCCAATGCAAACCATGCAAACGCGCTTAGTAGTAACGGAACGTTCTAACCGACTAGTAAGAGCTAAAGTGTCGGGTGCTTAATCCGTATGCAAAACACATTTCGTTCGCGAATGgtagaaaaattgaatttcgtGCAGTGAAtggggactttttttttgggtggaaattCCCCTAATAAAGAAATTACTTTAAAGAAGCTTTTTAGCTAAAGCCGTTTCTTTTACAAAAGGAAGACAACGACAGTAGATAAGCAACATTTAAGTTTAAAGAATTAAAAGAatatcttttgtttgtttctatccTTCCAAGTGTAAGGCTTTATCTTGATTGTTCAACAACTCCTAAAGCATTCCTCATGAGAAAATTTGGGGGAAAAACATAATTCTCTATCAAAATGGAAAGAAGATTTGTTGGAAAGTcgtatatttaaataaacttaATTTATTCTAGTTTTATTTGACATAATTCTCATTTGATGTGTTCTCCATTTTCTTATGCCGATCACTCGTGTCATactttgcaaataaaattaaaattaatgattcATGAAATTAATGTGGAAATACATTCACTGAGAGACTCAAACTGAATTGAGTTATCTCGTGAGAAAATTTTGCAGTCTAGAAATGGTTTAACCAGATGATTGTAAAACGATCAGAGATCGGTAGACGAGAAACGTAATGACATGACGTAAGAATTAtgcttaaattaaatattttggcTGTTGTATATTAAGGGATGAGGGCtggatcaatttcaatttgataAATTACCTTGAATGCGCACTGGAAAAAGGGGatcaattattattattagtattattataggggatttttattatttattgagtaTTTCGGACTATGCCGTGCCTTTCATTTGAATTGTGGATCaaattttatcacaaaacCACGAAAAAGACATAAGAGTTACACTATTGTTACACTCCAGAACCGGATGTTAAAAGTCGtggtttttgcaaacatttatgCATAGGATCACTTTCAAGTAATTGGTTTTTATGATACTCATAAACCATCTCCCTTGCACGTGGCACATTGCGAATTGTACCGCGTTTAACTATCGTTTAAGTCTCCGGGTGAAATGAAGCTGTATACATGGTACAGCCAGGGTGTTGATTGTGTGTCGCGGATGGCAAATGATGGCcgtaaaaaacaataaaatcagAGCAGATAAGTTAAAGTTCTCCATTCTTCGGACACGGGCATCGGAGTTGGAGTCGTTGCATCAGATTCGAAAGCGCTAGCCAGAAGTTACGAgcgacgaaacaaaaaaaaaacgcacggaTGAAGATGATGCTTTGTCTAAGCGTAAGTGTTGTGGTGGTTTTGGCATTACAAAACCGGTTTCATGATTTAATTGAGCTTGTTTGTAGTAAAATCCGACGTCTGACTGGTCGGCATTTCGCCATTGTGCAAACAGAAAAGCTCTCCCCAGACGCGGCAATCGCTCAAATAAACCCCCCCATTCGTTGAAGTCTTCAGTAGTGattattttctcatttcacATTAGCATTGGCAATTTGTAGGATGCTTCCCACTTCTAAggagggatttttgttttcatttaattcataCTAGGAATAAAAGGGGGAAACACTCTTTTTAATGTCACTAATACAACTTCCTTTTACAGTAGTTGTTGTGGACAAACAAATGGATGACTCAAATGATTTATTCAACCGGAAGAATATGCAAATTGCTGGTTGGAAAAGAtgttttcgtttcgatttattttaaatcaaacaaGGCAAATAAACATGTTTTCATGGGTTAACGGGATTTCTGATAAAATTTCTGATTGTTGAGTTTTTTAATATAGAGGACTTTACTTAActtgaattttaaatgaacaaaaGTTGTGATTATTAATCATTTTGATTGATGCTACAATTTTACCATAAGAAATTGCAAATTGTTGCAAATATTTTGCCTAAATTCGATCCCCaaagataatttttatatattttcaaaacaagtaatattcttctgtttttttacttacatCTCTTCACCTAGATGTGCCATTCTGTTTGTCACCGATGTCGATCGTTCATCTGGTGATGGAGGAACCACTGCTTGCCAAACATCACAACTTCCGCAAGGCAAGATCCTTATCACACACCCATCAGACACCGTCAGCAGACGATGAGATAGATCCGGACGCTCGTATCGAAATTACACCGTCCGAATTCAAGGATCTTTGTCCGGCATTTTTGGTACAGCTAGATCAGCGAGCCTGTTCCCAGAAGCTACAAAAGGAAGCCAATCCACATCGGGAAAAGAAAGCCTTCTCGCAAGGTTTGTTAAATCCCGACTATAGGTTCGGGTGACTCCCAACTCACTTTgcacagaacacgcgggaaaCTTTATTCTAAACAACCTTTaatgttcttttctgtttacaGCATGGATCTACGCCTCCGCCTGTGTACTGATCATTTCACTGTGCGGCCTGGTAGGAGTGGCAATGGTACCGCTCGCCAAATCCATCGCGTACGATGATATATTGCGATTTCTCATTGCGCTTGGTGTAGGAACGCTGTGCGGGGATGCGCTGATGCATCTGTTACCGCATGCACTGCTGCCACATGACGATGGTGAACATCATCATGACCATTCGCACGGCGAGATCGATCACCACGGGCATGATCATTCGGCGGAAACGCGTGCCATGTGGTTGTGCCTGTGTGCGTTCGGGACGGCATTCTTCATGTACAGCTTGGAGATGATCTTGCCGCTGTTTCGGGATGGGGATGCACATTCACACCACGGACATtcacatgcacacacgcaaAGCTCGAATCGGGTGGAACCGAGAACAGCACAACAGCCATCGCACACCAACAGTCAACAcggcaatcatcatcatcatcatcataatcatcatcacaacCATCGGGGTGATGACATCGAGCTGGATATGGCGGACGGCGTTAAAGATAAGGAAGCCAAAACGATGCTAGAGAAGAAGAGCTCCCGCAAACCGATGGCGGCGGTAGCGTTTATGGTTATATTGGGTGATGGGCTGCACAACATCACGGATGGCTTGGCGATCGGGGCAGCGTTTGCCGTTGATCCTGTCACGGGACTGGCCACCTCGTTCGCTATCCTCTGTCACGAGCTGCCCCACGAGCTCGGTGACTTTGCACTGCTGCTACAAACCGGTGTCAGTATTAGGAGGGCAATATTCCTCAACATAGTGTCCTCCGTTCTTAGCTTCATTGGTACGTTGATACACATTTATGTGGAGAGTAAGATTGtggcaataataaaaaaaacttttttttgtctcttacACAGGCATGGCCCTTGGATTGCTACTGACTGGTATGCACGAATCGGTCGTCAGCTGGATCTATGCGGGAACGGCTGGCACATTCCTGTACATTGCACTCTCCGATCTGGTGCCGGAGATGCGTAACGATGTAGCTAAAAGCGAGCAAAAGCTGAAGGTGATACTGATCCAGCTAACTGGCTTAACCCTCGGAGCGATCATTATGTTATTGATCGCGTTGAATGAGAAAGATCTTCGAATGTTGTTTGATTAGTGGGATAGTTTAAGATTCCGTATTGTACATAATGTTTAGACGAAATAGATTGTACTTTTTTACAGTAGTGAACGACGAATTGTTTTAATGAGTTTGTATGAAAAATGGGCTtaacacaaaagaaagaacTATTTTCTGAGCTTCATAATTTCTGATTTCAGATACAGAATTTCTCGTGTAATAAAATACAGAacgttaaataattaaatattatcacGTGTATAATATTATTCAGCTGAAAACGTACGTACATCCCCTGCAAACTGTAGATTAGtccatttgaatttttgtaaCGCATCGTAACGCACAGCTGTCAAACAGGTTGTCAAGTTAACTGTCAGCaggtgtttatttgttttccctttgcgTGTTGTGATCAGCTGTATTTCCAATTTAAAGAGATAAATTTCCCCTTCACCATGTTGGATAAAGTGAAACACATCATTTTAGTACTTTCCGGTAAGGGTGGTGTAGGAAAATCTACCGTCAGCACACAGCTTGCCTTAGCTTTAGCGGAAGCAGATCATAAGGTAAGTCACACAACACGACTTCTTATCAACTTTTGGAATACAAGCCGCATCATGCGTGTGTGCATCTCTTGCCCATTCAACATAGGTTGGCCTGCTTGATATAGACTTATGTGGACCCTCTGTACCGTACCTGCTAGGGCTTGAAGATCAAGATGTGCACCAGTGTGATGATGGCTGGGTGCCGGTATACACCAGTGCCGAGAAAAAGTTGGCCGTCATGTCAATCGGCTTTCTGCTCAAGAATCGTTCCGATGCCGTCATCTGGCGGGGTCCGAAAAAGACCGCCATGATAAAGCAATTTCTCGAGGATGTGAATTGGGACGAGTTGGATTATCTTATCATTGATACACCGCCGGGAACATCGGATGAACACATCACCGTGATGGAATGTTTGAAAACAGTCAACACAGATGGTGCGATTATAGTGACTACCCCGCAAGAAATGGCACTGGAGGACGTGCGAAAGGAGGTGACATTCTGCAAGAAGACAGGCATCAACATTCTAGGGATTGTCGAGAATATGAGTGGGTTTGTGTGTCCAAACTGTTCGGAATGtactaacattttctcgtcCGGCGGTGGTCACTCACTGGCGGAGCTGGCAAAGGTGCCCCACCTTGGCACGTTGCCAATCGATCCACGTGTCGGTGAACTCGCCGGTACGGGCAAATCGTGCGTAAAAGAACTACCAAACTGTACCACAACCGAGGTGCTGCAGAAGATTGTGCGGACAATAACGGTTGGAGcggaataaaatgtttttagatACAGTGCGAAACAGCACGTCtattaaagtaatttaaaaacacatattttttAGATATGATCGCGCACAGTAACCTTGTGATAGTAGTGCGGTGCTATTTCGGTAAGCCAGTGCTGCTGGATTACGGTAAGATCCTTCATGAACAGCTTGGTCGTGTGAATCAACTCGCAGAAAACAACCCACTGTGGTTGCTGCTCGGTGTACAGCGCGGACAGCGGATGAATGCTTAGTTCCGTATTGCCACGAACCGTCCTGTACACACCCGAATGGTGCAGGTAGGCCGCATAGGGGAAAAAGCCAGCCACGATGCATCGGCAAATCGTTTCCACGTTTCCATTACACGATCGAAGCGGAACGTTGAGTTCCCGTTCCAACATGCCCGCTAGCTGGGTTTTGATTTCATGTGCCCGCTTCAAATTCCGATAGATGAGAAAGTAACGGCCACAAAATTCTTTCGTTCGTCCCGCCTCCACGAAGGCACAGTACACGTTCAGCAGTGTGATCAGATCACCTTCGGCTACCTCAAAGTTGCGCTTGGCAATGCGTCCCCTTATGGCGGCCTGGCCACCGGCCGGTTTGGAAAATACAGACTGCACCTGTAGCATTGCAATAATGATGAGAATTTCCTCGGAGCAACCCATTTCACCAGCCTTAAAGAGCATCTTGGCCATCATGGGTGGTATGGACATTTCTGCCAGGAAATATCCAACCGGGGATGTTAGCGTACCGTCCTCATCAAGTGCTTCCAGCGCGTACAGCGTTTCTAAACATGCAAGCAAGTTCTTGGCAGGTGGTGCTGAAGGAAAGGTAAAGCGCAGTATGTTGTCTATGCCGAGAGCTTTCAGAAAAAGCACCGTGCTACATAAGTCCGATCGACGCATTTCGGGTGGTGTATGATCTGGGAGTTTTTCCCACTCGTCCTCCGTGTACAGGCGATACACTTTTCCACTCCGAATACGTCCGGCTCGTCCCGCGCGTTGTTCTGCGGCCGCTTTGCTTACCGGTACCACAACCAAACTGTCTGTGGTACTGTCCGCCGAGTACCATTTAAGCTTTACGAATCCACAATCGATAACTGCAAGCGAACAAGCGATAAAGATTGTTATAGAAAATGATGATTCGAAACAGTTTAGGGCAGCCCTCACTTACCATACACGATCCCCGGAATAGTAACGGACGTTTCAGCGATGTTTGTCGCCAGTACAATCTTCCGGATACCCTTCGGTGCGGTAAAGAACACCTTCAGCTGATCCGCATTTGCCAACGTACCGTACATCGGCAGTATCTGCATGTCCTCCTTGCCGCCCATCTCCAGATGCTCCTTCAGCAAATCTACCGCACGCAGTACCTCCTCCTGGCCGGTAAGAAACGCCAGCACGTCACCCTTCGGTTCGGTACGATGAATCTTCATGACCGTGTTAACCGTTTCCTTCACATAATCCGGGCACGGTTCCTGCAGATAGAAAATGTCCTGCGAATACATGCGACCCTCGACCGTAAGTATCACGGCCGTATCTTTGCCCGCCTTCGGCTTAAGGTTAAAGAAATCGCGAAACAATTCCGCATCTACGGTGGCCGAGGAAATGATGATCTTCAAACCGGAACGCTTCCGAGCAATCTTTTTCAGCAGTCCCAGCGCGGTATCGGTTAGCGTGTTGCGTTCGTGCGCTTCGTCCACCATAATGACGGCGTACTGCGTTAGTAATGGGTCGGCCAACATCTCACGCAGCAGTATGCCCTCGGTCATGTACTTGATTTTCGTCTGCCCGGGATCACATTTTGAGATGAACCGGATCGACACACCGACCGACTCGCCGCACAGTTCACCCCGTTCCGTGGCGACACGGTCGGCAAGGGTAATGGCCGATATGCGGCGGGGTTCGGTGATACCGATCAATCCTTTTGTATGCCATCCAAACTCGTACAAATACTGGAAATAGATTGAGAAATGGGAAAGATGCGATTAAATTACTATTTTGTGGGTTTTCACTTCAGAGTTTCACAGAAGAGTTTTCACACAGTCACACATTTAACTGTGTTAAGTTAATTCGtcgattatttttaaacaacggacggaaattcataaaaaaattaagcgaatgttaaaaaaatagtttcttcTCTTCCCGGTTCTTACCATTCGGAAAATGGCCATGAATCGATAAAAAGGCTATTTACCAAACAAACAGCTCATAATATATAATGCCTATTTGCTCCCACCGCACTCCACACGATCTTGTACGTACATTTACAATCACTTTTGGCAAATTTCAGCAACTTTCCTacaaattttatcaaaatattCTAACATTTCTCAACAATAATTAAAACGGAACACTAATGCACTTACAAACAGCTGGACATTCTTGTGAATCTTTAttattgtgttttgctttccgtATTGATAGCATTCACAATCGAATTCTGCTACAACAGCACGCAATCAACAATctaatatgtatatatatatttggATATATTCATATAAATAAACCaccatctctctttctcgagTATATATATCTATATGTTTGACGCCCGCTATATGTAAGTTCCCGTGGCAAGAACGCAAAATGACACATCTCACTCCGTTTAGTCGTTAAAGGTTAAGATTGTTTGTCCCCGGGCGTGGGATACAAATAGCACTTAATGttcggaaaaaaggggaagaggAATCGGAAGGAAGAAACCGGGAAAAACGGGGGCGAAAATGGGGAACTTATTAATGATTTTGTTGATTAGTgcacaacacacgcacaccgtaCACGCACACCCATAGATCACACGTTTCagggttgcgttttttttcttttttcattttactaaGTAGTATAGCTACTGCATCATTTATCCAGCTATCGTGTAATGAATGCTGTCGTGCACGAAGTAAAAGCACATCTAGTACCGTGACGTTCCCGCTTCAAGGATGTGTTCACATTActtacaacaataaaaaaaaacatccttgcTTATAAATATATTCCTACACCCTGCTTTTTAAAGGGAAACAGATAAAATAGTACAAATCGAGTGTTTTACTATATTCCATGGAAAagtgggatgtttttttttgtttttggggggaaggaTAGGCAATAGTTTGCTAATCTCTGTACAACATATTAATAGAAACGTTCCGTTCAATAAAGATAGACTTGTCCTGTCTCCTGCCTGCTGACATTACAACACTGTACACGGTTGAAGTAGAAAACATGTTTGTGGTATTAAAATACAGTTAACGTACTAGAATATAGGTATAAAGGATCGTAATAATAATGAAGgctgttccattttgttttccgcTTTTCACGCTGTTGGTAGAGTATTTCATCTCTCTGCCATTTACAATACAATCTCTAAGCTTTCCTCAACAAGACATTTGTTTTACACACGCCTTTGTAGCCGGATCAACCCTATCACTGCACAACATACATAATAGATATACAACGATCTCATATAAACAATTACCACCACGCGCAACTGATGATTGCGAAACGGCTCTTACTATGTTTTGAGCGTTCCCTTCTCGCTAAGGCTTACATATTAAAGGTTTAGTAGGTTCAGCTTCcatttaaaagtaaaacagtGTCTaacacattcacaataatacagcacaaaaaaaacgcacacacacccacacggcACAGTGAAAAATGgtgtgatgtttgtttttcctccggGAAAAATTACAAATGGGAAAAGCCGCACCGAAACGATTGGAGACGATTTCGATGGTGTTTTGTgtgaggtttttcttttccggcacggacatgcGGACAACGGTGACCACAGTGGCTAGAGGGCTGTTTAACCGGCGGGACGGAAAGCGCGGATGAtatgtgcgcgcgcgcgcgcaagGGTAGGGCGGCGACCTTAGCGCAATCACAACGAGGTATTGTTCACCGTAAGCGATTTGTAGATAAAGTTCTGCACACCGAGCAGATGCATCTCGGCAACGCTGATAATGACCAGCAGCGCAACGTACCCGGCGTACTGGATCATCCGCAGGTACTCCCACAGCTTATCACAGAAGACGCTCAGCAGCAGAAAGTGGAGCAGCGCGTGGACGTTAAAGATGCGCCACAGCCAGGCAATGAAGAAGAACCCGGTCGAGCGGAACACCGACTCCTGGTGCAGGTACTGGGCCGGCGTTACATTCTCCCGCTCGAGCATATCCTGGTAGATGGCGATGTACCGGTTCCAACCGGTCGAGCTAAGCAACAGCATGCCGGTGTAGCACAGCACCTTGCGGGCAACCTTCTTCGTCGTTACCTTCACCTTGTAAATGACGCCCGATTCGGAGCTTTTCGATTCCGCCACCGGTATGATGGACTGGAGCTGGGTGTAACCACGCCGTGGtggattatttttcaaaaatacaaaaaccccAATCATGAGCGCAATACACCCGAGCCCATCGCAGATCCCATCGATGTAGTACCCGGCCGAACCAATGTCCGAACGTTCGCCCCGGATGTGCTTCTTTGCCCGTGCCACATGCCCGTCCAGATCGTCCAGAAACGTGCGGAACTGAAACAGTACCACACCGATCCGGCGATAACCGAGCGAATCGGACGCGATCATCCGGCCGGCCGCTATCGCAACGAACACGTGGAAAAACGAGATCATGTTGGGCGTTACCAGATCACCCTTGGAAAAGCCGGCCACATTGTCCACGATCGTTGCGATCGGTGCGAACAGATAGTGGTTCGTGTGGTCCAGCATCATCGCCTTCACGGTAACGTCGCACAGCGGATTTAGATCGCAATTTACCCACGCCACATCCTCGTACCGGACGATGTGTCGATTGAGCTGCAGCGGCATCGAGGACGAAGGTGCCAGTACGGGCGATGTGACCGTACTGGCATGGCTACCACCCGGTACCGGTTTCAGCAGCGTACTGTTGGCCGCCATCAGGAACGGATCGGTATCCCGTATCGGGTAGTCCTGGATGCGAATGTACAGATTCACATCCATCCAGGCGAAGAATGCTATCAGCAGAAACAGCAGGGACAGCAATATTTTGCTGACCTGCGAGCTAGGACCGACCATGATTATCGTGTTTGGGGCGAGATTATCGTTGGCGTTTAACACTTAGCCGCAGTTGgctaacaaacaaatgttctTCACTATGTATTTGATGGTTGTATATAACGCTCTCTATATGGAGCCGATAACAACTTAACACAATTCGTTTAAATTTGGACACGCTACACGGTGACCGTAACGGCCGACAACGAAAAACCAACTGCAGTACTGACCATCCAAACACGGCCGCGTGCCACAGACAGTACACGTTTCAGGATAGGGGTtgactactactactactactattaatAATACTACAACTACTACTCCGTGTTCGTTCTGTTCGGTCGCTGGCCGTCGTGCGCGCTCTTATTGTACGTCCTTCCGAACCAGCGTGTACGTGCGTGCTGGGCGTGAGAGGATGCCAAAGGTTCGTTGTGCCTTTCGAGCAGCCTTCTACCACACAGCGACGAACTGAAACGAAACAGAGAAACAGGGATATAAATGAAACAGAAACGGTCTGACTGTAGTCTGGgggtatccttttttttttcttttagacGGTGCAAGCAAAAGAGCCCTGTCAAGGCGATGCGAATAGTGGCTCTAACATCGAATTTAACCGACACTGAATTGGCAGGATGTTTTGATATCAAAAGTAGAATGTTAGCAGCGAAAAAGTGTTTGCTAGTTTATAATTATTCGATGCAAATTTGTCACATTAAACcgaagaaattgaaaatggaaCCAAGCGAAGAACgtggttttattgtttattgtttttgatcTTTAGGGGTTGGTGCAATGCGAGGCGAAATTCCAAaatttttgggtttgtttccTAAGTTTCACTGAAAAGTGTGAAAACTTTACGTACCTATATTGaagattttattgattttttttaaaacacgcTTACTTTTGATTCGAACAACTCTCAATATACAATTTCGAGCTGGTCCCAccaaatacaaaacaatagtTTCCGTGTCGTAAATAATAGTTACAAACAATGatgaaaataatcatttatcTATCTACGTCGTCTGTTTACAAGAGCTTTTTTAAAgtgataatgaaaatttatctaGTTATTGGGGAAAATGGCTGATTTATGAACCATCGTAAATTGAAGTAATCGTTTTTAAATGACTTTACTGTAAAAAGGAGTCTAAAACCCCgtttaaaaatacattgtATCCGTtaataattttcatcatttttcactGTGTTCTACTGATTTTTCACCTTGCTTTTGATAATACTAGGCCCTCCCTACAAGGAACCAGAATGGCAGTGAGAGCAGTACCCGTAAAATTtgcttcaaaaacaaaacactgaaCAATCTATAATTCATCGTTCAATACCGCTACACTGCCCGGGACCGGGAGCACAAACACATACCAAAACTTCCGGCTACGGCGACAGAACGGGTCGCACCATTCGAAACCGAAAGTCACGAACGATGGAAATGCAATTTGCATAAGTGAGACATTGTGTGAACAACGGAGGGGAAAATACCCTTTAGCCCATTCCAATACGGACCCTTTTCAGTGCCGGATGGCGTCATTTAGAATGTGTAGCGTTTCCGCGAGTTGAGTTGATCCTTTAACAGTCCAACCATCGGTTGTACGAGAGTCCTCGACATCGGCCCGTATCGTGGATGCACAAATTGTACATTGTCGGTCGGCCTGCCGCCAGGACCGCCACTCCAACGAAGCAGATTGAAAGGAACAACGGTGACACAATTGGCATGGCCTTTCTGTCGGTGGGCGACCCGCGCGTATAACTCTCTCGAGTGGGAAATGTCACATTATCAAGGTAATATCACTAAAGTGCCAATCCTTTCGAGTTGACTTGTGTTCGAAATAGGGGTAGCGAGGTTTATAGGTTGGAAAAGGGATTTCTCCTGTTGTAGAGGAAATTTCCCAACCCAATGCAAACACCACCACAAAACCCAATGACGATGACTATTGTAGGACGAGAATGGAAGACGTAAAAACCGGGCTTTGCTGACACTATGATTTGATTCTGTGTCCTTTGCTACATTCCCATTCATACGTTCAACCGTCCTGTGGGAATGGGTTTGTATGAATAATGCACAAGGCAGGTGAAACGTTGGAGAATGAGGACGGATTTGCTGGCATGTACTGTTTTCCGCGCTATAagtaaaacggaaaacaaaaatagaaatagtaAATTGCTTAACCGAGCAGAAAAAGATTAAACTTCCGCTGAACGATAGATTAGTTGGGGCTTTTtacgaaattgattttttttaaagaaatgtttaGAACACAATCAATatggacaaaaaaacatcccgtTAAGTAAGAATAACATacattacaatttatttcaaaattttagaatttttaaagACCGAAATAGACTGAAAATCTTAATTTCCCTGAAACATTgtagaaattaaaaacgaaaagatcATTTGAAAACACTTTCACTGATTGTGTTCGTTGTAGACAAGACTTTCAAGAAAACTTTCGCAACCAAACAAGCGTATCGCTTACGATGAGTTTTTAACAATGCTATTATGTTCCATTTCAAATTCGCATTTTATGCGTTCAAAAAATCTACTTCGCATGAgcgaaaaagaggaaaagaggGAAATCCACAAAACTATCGCCCACCATCTTCGGCTGCTAAAGGTGCGTTTATACGATTGGGAattatatttgttaaaaaaaactgttttagtGATACATTTTAATGAGCAAACTTCATCTTCTCTGTGAGACAATTCAGGGCGCAATTTAGTATTCTAGCTTCTTATGCCTTTCTTATCTACTCCACCAGATAGTCTTCAACTACCTCTATTTATTTCAAGACCGGCAACTAACTGCCATGTGTTTTACAGTTCACAATTCAAACgggcaaacaaatcaaataatcaataatttaTTCGTCCCAAAATAAAGGGTATCCGTGAAATAAGGTGGGTTCAAAGGACTGAGATTCTCCTTAAACCAGGTGGCCATTCCTAAGACCCAGAGATATCAAACGCCGCCAACGAAAATCAGTCCGATTTGAGCGCCATTGTTaagaaaaattgtacattttcgaTGCATACCACTAAGTGAAGATGTCATATTCCAAACATAATGACATAGACATACTTTTCAATGACAAGATCTCCTGATCCTTGATGGTCATATGTCTTGATCAAATAGTTCAG
The DNA window shown above is from Anopheles funestus chromosome 3RL, idAnoFuneDA-416_04, whole genome shotgun sequence and carries:
- the LOC125766987 gene encoding metal cation symporter ZIP14, with product MASLQKLFLCPLHPMLLLLAVSANLVSIRGVESDTVTVTKLPATSSMPPIMPAADGENKFLKYLFNKYGSKGVISFEGLEHLMHSLGLGGIDFIDSHTLKEHRPDGYDFGDYDMYDGVSQHEHGPHDPHHHHGDHHGDDSTPEPPVITFASATVTSGDHRPDQHPTEHKHEAEPVDERSKQRHGDTGVLTAPASGAINSTSTVPRSVTTVMQDRKTFAEDDDHVWQEIIFKDMHDPRHRHPRNKNVPFCLSPMSIVHLVMEEPLLAKHHNFRKARSLSHTHQTPSADDEIDPDARIEITPSEFKDLCPAFLVQLDQRACSQKLQKEANPHREKKAFSQAWIYASACVLIISLCGLVGVAMVPLAKSIAYDDILRFLIALGVGTLCGDALMHLLPHALLPHDDGEHHHDHSHGEIDHHGHDHSAETRAMWLCLCAFGTAFFMYSLEMILPLFRDGDAHSHHGHSHAHTQSSNRVEPRTAQQPSHTNSQHGNHHHHHHNHHHNHRGDDIELDMADGVKDKEAKTMLEKKSSRKPMAAVAFMVILGDGLHNITDGLAIGAAFAVDPVTGLATSFAILCHELPHELGDFALLLQTGVSIRRAIFLNIVSSVLSFIGMALGLLLTGMHESVVSWIYAGTAGTFLYIALSDLVPEMRNDVAKSEQKLKVILIQLTGLTLGAIIMLLIALNEKDLRMLFD
- the LOC125767077 gene encoding cytosolic Fe-S cluster assembly factor NUBP2 homolog; this encodes MLDKVKHIILVLSGKGGVGKSTVSTQLALALAEADHKVGLLDIDLCGPSVPYLLGLEDQDVHQCDDGWVPVYTSAEKKLAVMSIGFLLKNRSDAVIWRGPKKTAMIKQFLEDVNWDELDYLIIDTPPGTSDEHITVMECLKTVNTDGAIIVTTPQEMALEDVRKEVTFCKKTGINILGIVENMSGFVCPNCSECTNIFSSGGGHSLAELAKVPHLGTLPIDPRVGELAGTGKSCVKELPNCTTTEVLQKIVRTITVGAE
- the LOC125766991 gene encoding probable ATP-dependent RNA helicase DHX35, with amino-acid sequence MSASRFPKFLKPDDESFASERDAAPADDHVTSFVFNAHQSLNLAAQRERLPIRQYRDQILYCLEHYQTLVLVGETGSGKSTQVPQYLYEFGWHTKGLIGITEPRRISAITLADRVATERGELCGESVGVSIRFISKCDPGQTKIKYMTEGILLREMLADPLLTQYAVIMVDEAHERNTLTDTALGLLKKIARKRSGLKIIISSATVDAELFRDFFNLKPKAGKDTAVILTVEGRMYSQDIFYLQEPCPDYVKETVNTVMKIHRTEPKGDVLAFLTGQEEVLRAVDLLKEHLEMGGKEDMQILPMYGTLANADQLKVFFTAPKGIRKIVLATNIAETSVTIPGIVYVIDCGFVKLKWYSADSTTDSLVVVPVSKAAAEQRAGRAGRIRSGKVYRLYTEDEWEKLPDHTPPEMRRSDLCSTVLFLKALGIDNILRFTFPSAPPAKNLLACLETLYALEALDEDGTLTSPVGYFLAEMSIPPMMAKMLFKAGEMGCSEEILIIIAMLQVQSVFSKPAGGQAAIRGRIAKRNFEVAEGDLITLLNVYCAFVEAGRTKEFCGRYFLIYRNLKRAHEIKTQLAGMLERELNVPLRSCNGNVETICRCIVAGFFPYAAYLHHSGVYRTVRGNTELSIHPLSALYTEQQPQWVVFCELIHTTKLFMKDLTVIQQHWLTEIAPHYYHKVTVRDHI
- the LOC125767051 gene encoding ceramide phosphoethanolamine synthase; translation: MVGPSSQVSKILLSLLFLLIAFFAWMDVNLYIRIQDYPIRDTDPFLMAANSTLLKPVPGGSHASTVTSPVLAPSSSMPLQLNRHIVRYEDVAWVNCDLNPLCDVTVKAMMLDHTNHYLFAPIATIVDNVAGFSKGDLVTPNMISFFHVFVAIAAGRMIASDSLGYRRIGVVLFQFRTFLDDLDGHVARAKKHIRGERSDIGSAGYYIDGICDGLGCIALMIGVFVFLKNNPPRRGYTQLQSIIPVAESKSSESGVIYKVKVTTKKVARKVLCYTGMLLLSSTGWNRYIAIYQDMLERENVTPAQYLHQESVFRSTGFFFIAWLWRIFNVHALLHFLLLSVFCDKLWEYLRMIQYAGYVALLVIISVAEMHLLGVQNFIYKSLTVNNTSL